A genome region from Trachemys scripta elegans isolate TJP31775 chromosome 2, CAS_Tse_1.0, whole genome shotgun sequence includes the following:
- the CEBPD gene encoding CCAAT/enhancer-binding protein delta: MSAAALYSLDSPACYRNWSLEPANFYDTKAGGGGLSPSCKPGSGGMSAEEQGGGGGSSSLAELSAAAPAMYEDESAIDFSSYIDSMSAVPNLELCNDELFADLFNSNHKAERGGDYGEYLPPAGRDPAKDFGGALLCGEPRPGSSSAPRAALKREPDWSDRDLSSSLLPSQVATCAQTIMNLSGQPTPPTSPEPAGSSSPSSCSTRSPSSSSSCGQGQPAGKERSGKKWVDRFSPEYRQRRERNNIAVRKSRDKAKRRNQEMQQKLLELSAENEKLHKKIEQLSRDLTSLRHFFKQLPGASFLQPGSGTDCR, translated from the coding sequence ATGAGCGCCGCCGCGCTGTACAGCCTGGACTCCCCGGCATGCTACAGGAActggtccctggagccggccAACTTCTACGACACTAAGGCGGGCGGCGGCGGGCTGAGCCCCTCCTGCAAGCCCGGGAGCGGCGGCATGAGCGccgaggagcaggggggcggcggcggcagcagcagcctggcCGAGCTGAGCGCCGCCGCCCCGGCCATGTACGAGGACGAGAGCGCCATCGACTTCAGCTCCTACATCGACTCCATGTCGGCGGTGCCCAACCTGGAGCTGTGCAACGACGAGCTCTTCGCCGACCTCTTCAACAGCAACCACAAGGCGGAGCGGGGCGGTGACTACGGCGAGTACCTACCGCCGGCGGGCCGCGACCCCGCTAAGGACTTCGGCGGCGCCCTGCTGTgtggcgagccccggccgggctcctcCTCCGCCCCGCGGGCCGCCTTGAAGCGGGAGCCGGACTGGAGCGACAGGGACCTCTCCTCCTCGCTGCTGCCCTCGCAGGTCGCCACCTGCGCCCAGACCATCATGAACCTGAGCGGGCAGCCCACGCCGCCCACCTCGCCCGAGCCCGCGGGCAGCAGCTCGCCGTCCAGCTGCAGCACCAGGTCcccctcgtcctcctcctcctgcggGCAGGGGCAGCCGGCGGGCAAGGAGCGGAGCGGCAAGAAGTGGGTGGACAGGTTCAGCCCCGAGTACCGGCAGCGCCGGGAGCGCAACAACATCGCCGTGCGCAAGAGCCGCGACAAGGCGAAGCGCCGCAACCAGGAGATGCAGCAGAAGCTGCTGGAGCTGTCGGCCGAGAACGAGAAGCTGCACAAGAAGATCGAGCAGCTGAGCCGGGACTTGACCAGCCTCAGGCACTTCTTCAAGCAGCTGCCTGGCGCCTCCTTCCTGCAGCCCGGCTCGGGCACCGACTGTCGGTAA